Proteins co-encoded in one Ignavibacteria bacterium genomic window:
- the pdxH gene encoding pyridoxamine 5'-phosphate oxidase, translating to MPNRDNHHIAHLRKNYQLMGLDENSIKTDPMEQFSLWFNAALESEITEPNAMILSTVSPEGSPSSRTVLLKGLEADGFIFFTNYESEKGRQIGNNDNVAILFLWLDLERQVRITGKASKIDSLASETYFKSRPVDSQIGAWVSSQSEVVPGREYLEKKFESMKQRFSDGEIPLPPFWGGYKVVPSKMEFWQGRPNRLHDRILYTRAGNKWKIERLSP from the coding sequence ATGCCAAATCGTGATAACCATCATATTGCCCATCTAAGAAAGAATTATCAACTCATGGGACTGGATGAAAACTCGATAAAGACAGACCCGATGGAACAGTTTTCCCTCTGGTTCAATGCTGCCCTCGAATCTGAAATTACCGAACCAAATGCAATGATTCTCTCCACAGTCTCTCCTGAAGGGTCACCTTCCTCCAGGACTGTCCTCTTAAAAGGACTTGAAGCCGACGGATTTATCTTTTTTACAAATTATGAGAGTGAAAAAGGAAGGCAAATCGGCAATAACGACAATGTGGCAATTTTGTTTCTCTGGCTCGATCTCGAAAGACAGGTAAGGATAACGGGCAAAGCATCGAAAATAGACAGTTTGGCATCCGAGACCTACTTCAAATCGCGACCCGTTGACTCACAAATCGGTGCCTGGGTTTCCAGTCAAAGTGAAGTGGTACCGGGCAGGGAATATCTGGAAAAGAAATTTGAATCGATGAAACAAAGATTTTCCGATGGTGAGATTCCTCTGCCTCCATTTTGGGGCGGTTACAAAGTGGTACCGTCAAAAATGGAATTCTGGCAGGGTCGCCCAAACCGGCTGCATGACAGAATCCTCTACACCCGTGCGGGAAATAAGTGGAAAATTGAAAGACTTTCTCCATAA
- a CDS encoding EamA family transporter: protein MEKSLHQKGIIAVVIAALLWSTGGLFIKLISLNSIQLSFFRSFFAGLVILLLFRGKALKFNGWSLMTGLFYAGVLVFFVMATKLTTAANAIFLQYTAPIYVLILEPLLLKTKFERINLITIVFCFIGMALFFVGKLSPGDIEGNTFALISGLCLTGMFLGMRKSGEDYKWSTIFWGNFFVALFCAYSLFDMPALSTNDFLMVGYLGIFQIGIAYVIFSYGINKVEAIEASLLAMIEPVLNPVWVLIGYGETPSFYAIIGGVIIVLAIALRTLMIEKRRRRKPAF, encoded by the coding sequence TTGGAGAAATCCCTTCATCAAAAAGGTATCATCGCCGTCGTAATCGCCGCACTTCTTTGGAGCACAGGTGGATTATTTATAAAACTGATAAGCCTGAACTCGATTCAACTGTCATTTTTCAGGTCTTTCTTTGCCGGACTGGTGATACTTCTTTTGTTTCGAGGGAAGGCATTAAAATTTAACGGCTGGTCTTTGATGACAGGGCTCTTCTATGCGGGAGTCCTTGTGTTTTTTGTGATGGCGACGAAACTGACTACTGCAGCAAATGCAATTTTTCTGCAATATACTGCACCGATTTATGTCCTCATTCTTGAACCGCTTCTGCTAAAGACTAAATTTGAACGAATAAATCTCATTACGATAGTTTTCTGTTTCATTGGAATGGCACTTTTCTTTGTTGGAAAACTGTCTCCCGGCGATATAGAGGGGAATACATTCGCACTTATTTCGGGATTGTGTCTTACGGGTATGTTTCTTGGGATGAGGAAGTCTGGTGAAGATTACAAATGGAGCACCATTTTCTGGGGCAATTTCTTTGTAGCTCTGTTTTGTGCATACTCACTTTTTGACATGCCGGCACTTTCAACAAATGATTTTCTGATGGTAGGTTATCTGGGAATCTTCCAGATTGGCATCGCTTATGTGATTTTCAGTTATGGAATAAATAAAGTGGAGGCAATTGAAGCTTCACTTCTCGCGATGATAGAGCCGGTTCTTAACCCCGTCTGGGTTTTAATCGGTTACGGGGAAACGCCCTCATTCTATGCAATTATCGGTGGTGTGATTATCGTGCTTGCAATAGCTCTCAGAACATTGATGATCGAAAAAAGGCGAAGGCGAAAACCCGCATTTTAG